The genomic interval TAATTAGAATTAGAAATTTCTCGAAGTTTTTTTCTTAGGATTGTAATTACAGAATTCAACTTTGGGTCGTTGGGATTTAATACAAAAGCTTTTTCAAAATATTGAATTGAGTTTTGAATATTACAGTAAAGCCAAAGAATACCAAGTGTTTCAAGTGAAGTTATACTTTCATTACCAAATTTATTTTTCGTTTCTAAATTTGTAACTAATTCTGCGCAAGGGCAGTCATCTTTAATTGGATCAGTATTTAATATAAAATCAATATTTTCGTTTATAAAGTTGGCAAACAGATCAAAAGCTTTAGAATATTTTCCAATTTGAGTTAATGAAATAATTAATTTTTTTGCAGCATTTAAATTTTTAGGTTCATCTTTTAAAACAATTTGAAAGGCTTCTGCGGCGCCTAAATAATTTCTTGCCATAAAATATTGATTGCCTAACATTTCATTCATTTTATAAACCAATTTATTATAAGAGCCTCAATTAAGAGGCTCTATAAAATAAAAATTTTATTGGACTAATTCATAATTATGTACATGAGCGGCGGCATCAAATTTTGTGCCCGGCATTGCATCATGTGCTAACGCGTTCATACCGTATAATAAAGTTTTTGCGTCGTATCCTAAAACTTTTAAATAAGTCGAAACAAAAGATGAAGTTGTTCCGGTATAGCAATAAATGACAACCGGTTTATTTGTTGGCAATGTTTTAAGACTAGCCGCAAGTTTCAAATCTGCTTTTGGTGTATATTGAATTGCTCCATTAATATGACCCCAAGCGTAATCAGTTGCAGACCAATAATTAACAATATAGTAATTGGATAAATTTGCGAATAAAGTTGAGTTTGATAATTTAATATCTCCGAAAGGATCAGCTGAACTTAACAAAGCTGTAACTCTCACTTTTAAAATTTCCGCTCCTGTTGTTTTTCCCGTTGAAAGTACCGGCAATTCACCTGCGGTATTTTTATTTGCCGCTGTTGTAACTAATTCTGCTGCTCTTGCATTGCTGATTGCGTTTTTCCAACCAGAAGCTGTTGCATCATTCCAGCTGCACATGCCTAAGAAAAGATCATAAGTATTTGAATAACCAAGTAATCTTAAAAGACAAGTCGCATATCCTGCTGTTTGACCTGAATAGCAAGCCAGAACAACGGTTGCTTTTGACGCAAGATTATTTGATTCATAATAAGTAACGATATCTTTTAAAGGAACATTAACCGAACCTTTTATATGACCGGCTGCATAATCTGCCGTGGCACGAATATCTAAAATTGCCCATGTAGCGTCATTTGCTAAAATTGCTGCGTATACCTCTTCTGCTTTTTTTGTTGCAGGTGCGGAAGTATTAATAAAATCACCATTTGCTTCTAAATAAGTTGCCAAAACTTCGGCTTCATTAACTTCTTCTTTTGGATCCGTACTATCATCATCACAAGCTGTATTGAGGAATAGAATTGGTATTATTAACAGCAAGTAAAAAAGTTTTCTTAATTGGTTCATTGTATCTCCTTTATAATTTGAGTGTTTAATTTATACTAATTTATTTCCCACCATAAGGGAAGTTTTCCATCAACCGTATATTTGCTTGTCGCAGATTTTTCCCAAGATTCAATTAAATCCGATTCAA from Ignavibacteriota bacterium carries:
- a CDS encoding rhodanese-like domain-containing protein is translated as MNQLRKLFYLLLIIPILFLNTACDDDSTDPKEEVNEAEVLATYLEANGDFINTSAPATKKAEEVYAAILANDATWAILDIRATADYAAGHIKGSVNVPLKDIVTYYESNNLASKATVVLACYSGQTAGYATCLLRLLGYSNTYDLFLGMCSWNDATASGWKNAISNARAAELVTTAANKNTAGELPVLSTGKTTGAEILKVRVTALLSSADPFGDIKLSNSTLFANLSNYYIVNYWSATDYAWGHINGAIQYTPKADLKLAASLKTLPTNKPVVIYCYTGTTSSFVSTYLKVLGYDAKTLLYGMNALAHDAMPGTKFDAAAHVHNYELVQ